In one window of Candidatus Scalindua sp. DNA:
- the bamD gene encoding outer membrane protein assembly factor BamD, with product MKKLLLLFTILSVTVFFCVKISCAKLIWSTETGWVDPVTLPKETDNQLFQYAIALIVNKEYISAIGVLNSIIKNNPGSEIAEEAQMKMGKAYYLLGDYKAAFDVYEQLLEQDRGSRRLKEIIGKEFQIGIAQMERDERGAIKVFERIIELNPLGFTAADAQIKIADCYYQMSQFENAIEAFRLVMENYPNSEWVPYAQFRIPYCKLSNIRIQERNYELLEQSREGFEEYIANNPQGSLVASAQEIIEEIDISRAERDYRAGEFYLRKKRPDASAIYFKSVEKEFPDTEWADLAREKLEWLRSIEAIGQ from the coding sequence ATGAAAAAACTGTTACTCCTGTTTACCATTCTTTCTGTCACCGTGTTTTTCTGCGTAAAAATATCATGTGCGAAACTGATATGGAGCACCGAGACAGGCTGGGTTGATCCGGTAACGTTACCAAAAGAGACGGATAATCAACTCTTTCAGTACGCTATTGCCTTGATCGTAAACAAGGAGTACATAAGCGCTATCGGGGTGTTGAACAGTATCATCAAGAATAACCCCGGCTCAGAAATTGCAGAAGAAGCACAGATGAAAATGGGCAAGGCGTATTACCTGCTGGGTGACTATAAGGCAGCCTTCGATGTCTATGAGCAATTGCTGGAACAAGATCGGGGATCACGCAGATTAAAAGAGATAATAGGGAAGGAATTTCAGATTGGAATTGCTCAGATGGAAAGGGATGAAAGGGGTGCTATTAAAGTCTTTGAAAGAATAATAGAGTTGAATCCTCTTGGGTTTACCGCTGCTGATGCTCAGATTAAGATCGCCGATTGTTATTATCAGATGAGTCAATTTGAAAATGCAATAGAAGCATTTCGTCTGGTTATGGAGAACTATCCGAATAGCGAATGGGTGCCTTATGCCCAGTTTAGAATTCCGTATTGCAAATTAAGTAATATTCGTATTCAAGAGAGAAATTATGAGCTGTTAGAGCAATCGAGAGAAGGTTTTGAAGAGTATATAGCCAATAATCCACAAGGGTCACTGGTTGCTTCCGCACAGGAAATAATTGAGGAGATTGATATATCGAGGGCCGAGAGAGACTACAGGGCGGGTGAGTTCTATCTGCGTAAAAAGAGGCCGGATGCCAGCGCTATCTATTTTAAGTCGGTAGAAAAAGAGTTTCCTGACACAGAGTGGGCAGATCTGGCGAGAGAAAAGCTTGAATGGCTGAGGTCCATCGAGGCAATAGGTCAATAG
- the recO gene encoding DNA repair protein RecO, whose translation MGFYNTPAITLRKIDYGDSSQIITFFTREYGKIQTLAKGLKLPVKGISGGIDLFTHNHIVFIQRGRSQLHILAEWVLEESFCSLRDNLRKFYSALYLLELVGEFTEINDKNESLFDLMVNTLYVVANGEDPTVSILAFEVQMLSLIGYMPEMNHCVSCKSEIDLTRAALFNASEGGLICQSCGGYLKERIKIMGGTIATINCLAGKRVVRLERLRIEPLIRNEIRQLLRYYFSSLLNKELKMWKYL comes from the coding sequence ATGGGTTTCTATAATACACCAGCTATAACACTGAGAAAAATTGATTATGGTGACTCCAGTCAGATAATAACATTTTTTACCCGTGAATATGGAAAAATCCAAACACTGGCAAAAGGATTAAAACTTCCGGTCAAGGGTATCAGTGGCGGGATAGATCTCTTTACCCATAACCATATAGTATTTATCCAGCGGGGAAGATCGCAGCTTCATATCCTGGCAGAATGGGTGCTGGAGGAGAGTTTTTGTTCGTTGAGAGATAATTTGAGAAAATTCTACTCTGCCTTATATTTACTGGAGCTTGTGGGAGAGTTTACCGAGATAAACGACAAAAATGAGTCTCTGTTTGATCTCATGGTGAATACGCTGTATGTGGTTGCAAATGGTGAGGATCCGACTGTAAGTATTCTGGCATTTGAGGTACAGATGCTCTCGTTAATCGGGTATATGCCGGAAATGAATCATTGTGTTTCGTGTAAATCGGAAATCGACTTGACCAGGGCTGCGTTGTTTAATGCATCTGAAGGCGGCTTGATCTGTCAATCCTGCGGGGGGTACCTGAAAGAACGGATAAAAATTATGGGTGGAACCATTGCCACCATTAACTGTCTGGCAGGTAAGAGAGTTGTGAGGCTGGAGCGTCTCAGGATTGAGCCGCTCATTCGAAATGAAATAAGACAGCTCCTGAGATACTATTTTTCTTCCTTACTGAATAAAGAACTGAAGATGTGGAAATATTTATGA
- the ybeY gene encoding rRNA maturation RNase YbeY produces MIVEIADLQKHYGIKKEKVKRAVRDFLKREGRDAKLSIAFVDNKEIKKVNQRFLSSDEITDVISFPLGGESGFVNGEIIVSVETAVEVAQSRQSSVEGEIILYVVHGILHLLGFDDNNRANSRIMREKETEVLSFLGYRVAEIEDGFL; encoded by the coding sequence ATGATTGTAGAGATAGCAGACTTGCAAAAACATTATGGGATCAAGAAGGAGAAGGTGAAAAGGGCCGTAAGGGATTTCCTGAAGAGGGAAGGCAGGGATGCGAAACTGAGCATTGCTTTTGTTGATAATAAAGAGATAAAGAAAGTAAACCAGCGTTTTCTCTCTTCTGATGAAATAACAGATGTGATATCGTTTCCTTTGGGAGGGGAGAGCGGATTCGTAAATGGAGAAATAATTGTCTCGGTGGAGACTGCAGTAGAGGTGGCACAGAGCAGACAATCAAGTGTTGAAGGTGAAATAATCCTTTATGTTGTCCATGGCATATTGCATCTGTTGGGATTTGATGATAACAACAGGGCGAATTCCAGGATTATGCGTGAAAAGGAAACGGAGGTTCTTTCCTTTTTAGGGTATCGTGTGGCTGAGATTGAAGATGGGTTTCTATAA
- the cdaA gene encoding diadenylate cyclase CdaA — protein sequence MGGFFENLYGGALIKTCVEIFIIFILLYTILRIMQGTRGTGILRGLAFILVIIAIVILFLIKKLELYTVDWLISEFLPVFLIPIIILFQSEFRRALIKLGQSRLFRVFFRSEVLVVQELVTAIINLSKNKIGALIAIEREDGLDHYIESGIRINSDVSSDLISTIFWPGTPLHDGAVIIQDQKIAAAGCLFPLTESDSIAKTFGTRHRAGIGITEETDAISVIVSEETGGISISVRGQLQKDINRDELEKTLEKLAAEGVLSSQG from the coding sequence ATGGGAGGATTTTTTGAAAACCTGTATGGCGGGGCGCTCATAAAGACATGTGTAGAGATTTTTATCATATTTATTCTACTCTATACCATACTCAGGATAATGCAGGGGACCCGTGGGACAGGCATACTGAGGGGTCTGGCGTTTATTTTGGTTATCATCGCGATAGTCATCCTGTTTTTGATAAAGAAATTAGAGCTCTATACAGTTGACTGGCTTATTTCAGAGTTTTTACCAGTGTTTCTCATTCCGATCATTATCCTCTTTCAGTCGGAATTCAGACGTGCCCTTATCAAGCTGGGACAAAGCCGTCTCTTCAGGGTGTTTTTTCGCTCTGAGGTGTTAGTAGTTCAGGAGTTAGTGACTGCGATAATAAATTTATCTAAAAACAAGATAGGAGCCCTGATCGCAATCGAGCGCGAGGATGGATTGGATCATTATATTGAAAGTGGTATACGGATTAATTCAGATGTTTCCAGTGATCTCATCAGCACAATTTTCTGGCCAGGTACACCGCTTCACGATGGAGCTGTTATCATTCAGGATCAGAAAATTGCGGCTGCAGGTTGCCTCTTTCCTCTTACTGAAAGCGATTCCATAGCAAAAACCTTTGGAACACGTCACAGAGCCGGTATTGGTATTACTGAAGAGACCGATGCAATCTCGGTGATTGTATCAGAAGAGACCGGTGGTATTTCGATTTCTGTCAGAGGCCAATTACAGAAAGACATAAATCGGGACGAATTAGAGAAAACTCTGGAAAAATTGGCAGCTGAGGGAGTTCTGAGTTCTCAGGGGTAG
- the lptE gene encoding LPS assembly lipoprotein LptE, whose product MKKKIFQHYLAALLLVSVTVCGCGYSMKSLMIRDINTIYIPIFENETFRRDLEFGLTKELKDAVLSRTGLRIVNKDNADTILSGIIKEIQEMFLTQNTDDNIVEDQITLIVDFKLVERSTGRILVQRQSVAQRAEFIIGRGETILSAYEEVLADMAETIVNLIEEKW is encoded by the coding sequence ATGAAAAAGAAAATATTTCAACATTACCTTGCAGCGTTACTCCTGGTTTCAGTGACGGTTTGTGGATGCGGCTATTCCATGAAATCGTTAATGATTCGTGATATTAATACCATATATATCCCGATATTTGAGAATGAGACATTCAGGAGAGACCTCGAGTTTGGTCTCACAAAGGAGCTTAAGGATGCGGTTTTGTCCAGGACCGGGTTGAGGATAGTCAATAAAGATAACGCTGACACAATTTTGTCCGGTATTATTAAGGAAATTCAGGAAATGTTCCTTACCCAAAATACTGATGATAATATCGTTGAAGACCAGATTACACTTATTGTGGATTTCAAGCTCGTAGAGAGGAGTACAGGCAGGATCCTGGTACAGAGGCAGAGTGTAGCACAGCGGGCGGAATTTATTATAGGCAGAGGCGAGACTATTCTCTCTGCTTACGAGGAAGTACTGGCAGATATGGCGGAAACAATAGTCAACCTTATCGAGGAGAAGTGGTAG
- a CDS encoding CdaR family protein: MRKFLFGNLKVKGMALIMAISLWFFAVNKHTGDLSENIPLIITPPAGLTILDTSSSVINVSLRGPQNLIDQIPVMIKEGKIKARFDFSEGEDIEGDKSSKTIRLTEKNFNFPQEIRMVAMVPNEIDVVLGRLDSKYLKVQIQKKGVPAPGYKIATEYFYPHKVLVTGPANVLRESEIINTVPIDINEVTSEQNRTFPWNVGLEQSLTYNKDDKSVSLPIRCESKIKVWFVISEQDDKKVFKGVKIRVLHPDDYGFVVKLKEEYIDLTLQGSKMTLDSLDIKDIIAYVDVGTLIPPGPYKQPVVCTVPAGLKIEGNLPEIHVDIVSGRIDQKED, encoded by the coding sequence GTGAGAAAATTTCTGTTTGGTAATCTAAAAGTGAAGGGAATGGCCTTGATTATGGCCATTTCACTTTGGTTTTTTGCTGTTAATAAGCATACGGGAGACCTGAGTGAAAATATTCCGCTGATAATAACCCCCCCGGCTGGTTTGACGATACTGGATACGAGTTCATCTGTGATAAACGTCAGCTTGAGAGGGCCTCAAAATCTGATAGATCAGATACCTGTCATGATAAAAGAGGGCAAGATAAAGGCGAGATTTGATTTTTCAGAAGGAGAAGATATTGAGGGAGATAAATCTTCCAAAACCATTAGATTGACAGAGAAGAATTTCAACTTCCCGCAGGAAATTCGAATGGTTGCAATGGTTCCGAATGAGATTGATGTGGTATTGGGAAGGCTGGACAGTAAGTACCTTAAAGTGCAAATTCAAAAAAAGGGAGTCCCTGCCCCCGGATATAAAATAGCGACCGAATATTTCTATCCCCATAAAGTTCTGGTAACGGGACCTGCAAATGTTCTCAGAGAGTCAGAGATCATTAATACGGTCCCGATAGATATAAATGAGGTGACCAGCGAGCAGAACAGGACGTTCCCCTGGAATGTGGGCCTGGAACAAAGTCTCACGTATAATAAAGATGATAAATCCGTTTCACTCCCTATTCGTTGTGAAAGCAAGATAAAAGTGTGGTTTGTCATATCCGAACAGGATGACAAGAAGGTATTCAAGGGGGTTAAAATAAGAGTACTTCATCCAGATGACTATGGTTTTGTCGTAAAACTCAAGGAGGAGTATATTGACCTCACTCTTCAAGGTTCAAAGATGACGCTGGATAGTTTAGATATAAAGGATATTATAGCGTATGTTGACGTGGGTACGCTGATCCCGCCGGGACCGTACAAACAACCGGTTGTTTGTACGGTCCCGGCGGGACTCAAAATAGAGGGAAATCTACCCGAGATTCACGTTGATATCGTTTCGGGAAGAATAGATCAGAAAGAAGATTGA
- a CDS encoding phosphatidate cytidylyltransferase, which produces MLVLFFGILFLDYIFDSDIGLGVLSVIMGLVGLWEFYGLVEKKDFTPFKLSGIVCGVIVFLGLWLSVYREGFGQVFYGIFVFIVLWLFGNQFCKQGINDAIKNVSVTIFGIIYTFYFLSFVMLLRHMQKGFGIILLVLLITKGGDIGGYFFGSWLGKHKLTPISPKKTIEGALFCLLSSVAIAVGLNSIPGMRILPIYLIVPFGLLLSAVGIFGDLIESAMKRDMEVKDSSSVIPAFGGILDIIDSLLISIPVAYYFLVMIGY; this is translated from the coding sequence ATGCTTGTGCTCTTCTTTGGCATTTTGTTCTTAGATTACATCTTTGATTCGGATATAGGACTCGGTGTTCTCAGTGTAATTATGGGCCTGGTTGGCTTATGGGAATTTTATGGCCTCGTAGAAAAAAAAGATTTTACACCTTTCAAGTTGTCAGGTATTGTTTGTGGTGTTATCGTTTTTCTGGGGTTATGGTTATCTGTCTACCGCGAAGGTTTTGGCCAGGTTTTTTATGGCATATTTGTTTTCATTGTATTGTGGCTGTTTGGTAACCAGTTTTGCAAACAGGGCATTAACGATGCAATCAAAAATGTTTCAGTCACAATCTTTGGAATCATTTATACCTTCTATTTTCTCTCCTTCGTGATGCTGCTGCGTCATATGCAGAAAGGCTTTGGTATAATACTCCTGGTCTTGTTGATCACGAAAGGCGGGGATATCGGCGGGTATTTCTTTGGCAGCTGGCTTGGGAAGCATAAGCTGACTCCCATCAGCCCGAAAAAAACAATTGAGGGTGCACTGTTTTGTTTGCTGAGTAGCGTGGCAATTGCAGTAGGTTTAAACAGTATACCGGGCATGAGGATTTTACCCATCTACCTGATTGTTCCATTTGGTTTGCTGTTGAGCGCGGTGGGTATTTTCGGTGATTTAATTGAATCGGCTATGAAAAGAGATATGGAGGTGAAAGATTCGAGCAGTGTTATTCCGGCTTTTGGCGGGATTCTTGATATAATTGATTCACTGCTTATCTCTATACCTGTTGCCTACTATTTTCTTGTGATGATAGGATATTGA
- the folP gene encoding dihydropteroate synthase yields MAEKHRKGFRERGNETLVMGTLNVTPDSFYDGGKYYGLEKALERAKGMIEDGVDIIDVGGVSTRPGSEPVSESEELKRVIPVIKELSRGIDKPISIDTYKAGVADKAIEAGAQIVNDVSGLSADSEMAKVVAAKGVSIIIMHIKGDPHNFPVSPRYGDLIAEINLFFKRKIEYALQSGISEDNIILDPGIGFGKTMKHNLEILRRLSDFRCHNLPVMVGTSRKSFICKVIKPSEEDSHYQYNSQFVGTLVTLVIAMANGADILRVHDVKEAVYVKKMYNAIQSPD; encoded by the coding sequence TTGGCAGAAAAACATCGCAAAGGTTTTAGAGAGAGAGGCAATGAAACCCTGGTGATGGGAACTTTGAATGTTACTCCCGATTCTTTTTATGATGGAGGAAAGTATTACGGTCTGGAAAAAGCACTGGAGCGTGCAAAAGGCATGATAGAGGACGGGGTTGACATAATTGATGTCGGCGGTGTGTCAACAAGGCCTGGATCAGAGCCTGTCTCCGAGTCGGAAGAATTGAAGCGCGTTATTCCCGTTATTAAAGAGTTAAGCAGGGGAATCGATAAACCTATTTCAATTGATACCTACAAAGCCGGGGTAGCAGACAAAGCAATTGAGGCCGGTGCACAGATAGTTAACGATGTAAGCGGTTTAAGTGCCGATAGCGAAATGGCCAAAGTGGTTGCTGCGAAGGGAGTATCTATCATTATAATGCATATCAAAGGAGATCCGCATAATTTTCCAGTGAGCCCCCGGTATGGTGATCTCATTGCGGAAATTAATCTGTTTTTCAAAAGAAAAATTGAATATGCTTTACAATCAGGAATTTCAGAAGACAACATAATACTGGATCCGGGGATTGGCTTCGGAAAAACGATGAAGCACAATCTCGAAATCCTCAGAAGGTTGAGCGATTTCCGCTGCCACAATCTGCCTGTTATGGTTGGTACTTCACGTAAGTCTTTTATTTGTAAAGTTATAAAACCTTCGGAAGAGGATAGCCATTATCAGTATAATTCACAATTTGTCGGGACATTAGTGACACTTGTGATTGCTATGGCAAATGGAGCAGATATTTTACGGGTTCATGATGTGAAAGAAGCCGTGTACGTCAAAAAGATGTATAATGCTATACAGAGTCCCGATTGA
- a CDS encoding isoprenyl transferase, with amino-acid sequence MAKGIKLPNHIAIIMDGNGRWARRKGFLRIRGHEEGVKSVREITTECAGMHIEQLTLYAFSNENWKRSKIEVDFLMQMLKKYLIEERKTIEENNIILKTIGRIEALPEDVQKELSISIEESRGNTGMILCLALNYGGRTEIIDAAKRLVEDTENGKITHQAVNEVLFKSYLYTSEMSDPDLLIRTGGEMRVSNFLLWEISYAELWFTPVYWPEFRKKQLEEALKGYMKRERRFGGLIT; translated from the coding sequence ATGGCTAAAGGAATCAAATTACCGAATCATATCGCCATTATTATGGATGGTAATGGCCGGTGGGCCAGGAGAAAAGGATTTTTGAGAATAAGGGGGCATGAGGAAGGTGTCAAGTCGGTCAGGGAGATAACTACAGAGTGTGCAGGAATGCATATTGAACAATTAACGCTCTATGCTTTTTCAAATGAGAACTGGAAACGTTCTAAAATAGAGGTGGATTTCCTGATGCAGATGCTGAAAAAGTATTTGATCGAGGAGCGAAAAACAATAGAAGAAAACAATATTATCTTGAAGACTATAGGAAGAATTGAAGCCCTGCCGGAAGATGTTCAGAAAGAGTTGTCAATAAGCATCGAAGAAAGTAGGGGGAATACGGGAATGATTTTATGTCTTGCCCTTAACTATGGTGGGAGAACAGAAATAATTGATGCAGCGAAACGGTTGGTGGAAGATACCGAGAACGGGAAAATTACTCATCAGGCAGTAAATGAGGTTTTGTTCAAGAGTTATCTGTATACATCAGAAATGTCAGATCCGGATCTGCTGATCCGGACGGGTGGTGAAATGCGGGTGAGTAATTTTTTGCTGTGGGAGATCTCATATGCGGAGCTCTGGTTTACCCCGGTCTACTGGCCTGAATTCAGAAAAAAACAACTGGAGGAGGCTTTAAAGGGATATATGAAGAGGGAGAGGAGGTTTGGGGGATTAATAACGTAA
- a CDS encoding PhoH family protein → MGEIQLESNNESALLFGVHDKNLRLLRNKYNVNIVARDGVLKFEGEDNQVREITEVVRALMEIVRTSGKLDEQDIQIVIDSRNQGSDYVQSDQAIDVFLQGHPVRPKTEGQQSYVNAIRKNDLVFCIGPAGTGKTYLAVALALSTLKSGCLKKIVLARPAVEAGEKLGFLPGDIQAKVNPYLRPLYDALSDMVEFGQVKKYIENDLVEILPLAFMRGRTLNDSFIILDEAQNCTVKQMKTFLTRLGKRTKVVVTGDITQVDLPSSEVSGLTDVQERLKGIPGIGFVYLTKKDIVRHRLVQYIVDAYET, encoded by the coding sequence GTGGGGGAAATCCAGTTAGAAAGTAATAACGAATCTGCATTGTTGTTCGGAGTTCATGACAAAAACCTGAGGTTGTTAAGAAATAAATATAATGTTAACATTGTAGCCAGGGACGGGGTCTTGAAATTCGAAGGTGAAGATAACCAGGTCAGGGAAATAACGGAGGTTGTCAGGGCTTTGATGGAGATAGTCCGGACATCAGGGAAGCTGGATGAACAAGATATACAGATTGTTATTGATAGTAGAAATCAGGGCTCGGACTATGTGCAATCAGACCAGGCCATAGATGTATTCCTGCAAGGACACCCGGTAAGGCCCAAGACTGAAGGTCAGCAGAGTTATGTAAATGCGATAAGGAAAAATGATCTGGTTTTCTGTATCGGCCCTGCAGGTACCGGGAAGACGTACCTGGCAGTAGCCCTGGCACTCTCCACGCTGAAGAGCGGATGTCTTAAGAAGATTGTTCTTGCGCGTCCTGCAGTTGAGGCAGGAGAGAAACTGGGTTTTCTGCCCGGAGATATTCAGGCGAAAGTGAACCCTTATCTGCGCCCTTTGTATGATGCATTGTCCGACATGGTTGAGTTCGGGCAGGTGAAAAAATACATCGAGAATGATCTGGTGGAGATACTTCCCCTTGCCTTTATGAGGGGGAGAACGTTAAATGACTCTTTTATCATCCTTGATGAGGCTCAAAATTGTACGGTAAAGCAAATGAAGACATTCCTGACACGTCTCGGGAAAAGGACGAAGGTAGTGGTTACCGGTGATATTACCCAGGTTGATCTGCCCTCAAGTGAGGTGTCAGGTCTCACTGATGTGCAGGAGAGATTGAAGGGTATTCCCGGTATTGGTTTTGTGTATCTTACCAAAAAAGATATTGTGCGTCATAGACTTGTTCAGTACATTGTTGATGCATATGAGACGTAG
- a CDS encoding adenylosuccinate synthase, translating into MSNTCVIGLQWGDEGKGKIIDVLAKEYDIIARYQGGGNAGHTLVIHNEKFIFHLIPSGILHSGKKCVIGNGVVIDPGLLLHEIEELTKRDTGEIGNLFISDRAHVVFPYHKKLDLLIEKQKGDLMIGTTGRGIGPCYTDKIARTGIRITELYHKEYFKEKLKKTIAEKNKLFVNVYNAEPTSWEEVYKEYSGYAERLRPFVCDTLELMADAARKNEKILFEGAQGTLLDVDFGTYPFATSSNAGVSGVLSGLGVPPQRIHKVFGVMKAYSTRVGSGPFPTEIEGAEGEYIRTKGGEYGATTGRSRRCGWFDGVAARHSVRINGVDSAVITKLDVLDDRKTLKICTGYRSGSRVYESFPADLNIITDCEPVYEELPGWLADTSQVRDVSDLPQNAIHYIQTIERYLGLKIEMISVGPERSQIMRM; encoded by the coding sequence GTGTCTAATACATGTGTAATAGGATTACAATGGGGTGATGAAGGGAAGGGGAAGATCATTGATGTTCTTGCAAAAGAGTATGACATTATTGCGAGATACCAGGGGGGAGGGAATGCCGGACACACCCTGGTGATACATAATGAGAAATTCATCTTTCATCTGATACCATCAGGGATTTTGCATTCGGGGAAAAAGTGTGTTATCGGTAATGGGGTTGTCATTGATCCCGGTCTCCTTTTACACGAGATAGAAGAACTCACCAAAAGAGATACCGGAGAAATCGGAAATCTGTTTATCAGTGATCGGGCACATGTTGTATTTCCCTATCATAAAAAACTGGATTTACTTATCGAGAAACAGAAGGGTGATCTGATGATCGGCACAACCGGGCGCGGGATCGGGCCCTGTTATACCGATAAGATTGCCAGAACAGGTATCCGCATTACAGAATTATATCATAAAGAGTATTTTAAAGAGAAGCTGAAAAAAACCATAGCTGAAAAAAATAAATTATTTGTTAACGTATATAACGCTGAACCGACATCGTGGGAAGAAGTGTATAAAGAGTATAGCGGTTATGCGGAGAGATTAAGGCCTTTTGTGTGTGATACGCTGGAATTAATGGCAGATGCGGCCCGTAAAAACGAGAAAATTCTCTTTGAAGGGGCACAGGGCACATTGCTGGATGTTGACTTTGGAACATATCCTTTTGCTACCTCTTCCAATGCAGGGGTAAGCGGTGTTTTATCCGGACTGGGTGTGCCTCCTCAACGGATCCATAAGGTATTTGGAGTGATGAAAGCGTATTCAACAAGGGTCGGCAGTGGTCCATTCCCGACGGAAATTGAGGGAGCTGAGGGTGAGTATATCCGTACCAAGGGGGGAGAATATGGTGCAACTACCGGCAGATCGAGAAGATGCGGATGGTTTGATGGCGTGGCGGCACGTCATTCCGTCAGAATTAATGGTGTTGATTCTGCTGTTATTACCAAGCTTGATGTACTGGATGATCGGAAAACGTTGAAAATATGCACTGGTTATAGAAGCGGCAGCAGGGTGTATGAAAGTTTTCCTGCAGATTTAAATATCATCACTGACTGTGAGCCCGTATATGAAGAGCTTCCCGGGTGGTTGGCAGATACATCTCAAGTGAGAGACGTGAGTGATCTTCCGCAAAATGCCATACACTATATTCAGACAATTGAAAGGTATCTGGGGCTGAAAATAGAAATGATCTCTGTGGGTCCTGAACGCTCACAGATTATGAGAATGTAA